Part of the Henckelia pumila isolate YLH828 chromosome 2, ASM3356847v2, whole genome shotgun sequence genome is shown below.
CACTTTCGTGCACACTACCAGTGGCCCGAGGTTCCCCATACTGACAGCCACTTTAGGTGGAAGACAGATTAAATCCTCACGACAGATTGGACATATTTCAACGGAAAACGTGTACTTGTAGTTGTAATAATTGCTCTTTGCGTCATGGGACACAAGTTGTTTGTCATGCCGACTCCTAATCGGAGCTACTTTACCCAAGAACTCCACAAACTTAACACCATGACTCCTATTACCAAAGAAAAAGTCAATCCCCTGGTCCAACTGCTTGATTCTTATTGCGCGGACAGCAGCAGCATGCTTAAGAATAAGCTGCTCGAGATAGAAGAAGGTGCGTCTGTGAGAAACATGCTGCCGCAGTTGCACTGCAGCAACCCATTGATCAGGGTTTGCCTGCACTCGTGAACAAGATTCACACATCTGGTCTTGCACAACATATTCAACCACGTAAGCTTGCTCAAGAATTGCCCCATGGAGAACTTCCTTTTGTACCCTTAACTTCACCTTAATCCTCTTGGAGTGAGGTTCAGTCCAAACGAATTCAGCATGAACTAACCGGACTTTATTCAAGTTCTTCAATCTCTTCACACAGAAGGTCAGCAACTCTTTGGATTCCAGCTGTGCTTTAATCCAAGTTCGAGGTGGCTGCAAATAGGTGTCACACTCAGGGCAATGGTTGATAATGACATGCTTTTGTAGGCCTTCTGTGATGTCAACTTCAGACCGCAGGCATTTTGGACACATATTTGCAGCATTTGGTTGCATCAAAATGCCACACTTGCAGCATAAAACACTACCAATTGTCTGTGGCACAGTAAACATGCCCACGTCTTGTGCCATGCCTAtgcaatcaaaaaataaaagagaaattaCTGTATGAATGATTTAGGATACTTTGCACAATTAACAAACAATAAGCCAAGAAGTAGAAATGTATTTCTTAATTTTCCAGCAATTCAGGAGGATAAAAAACAACCAAAATGACTTTAAGAGTTTCCAAGTCACAAATAGTTTgccaaactctaaaaattcagCTATCACAGGAGCTCGGCAGCTGTTTGTGCATGCAAAGAGAAGTGAAAGGAATGCGATCTTTGAAGAAATAAACCAATACAGCTAAAATTACTAAAGGAATATGAAACATGGACCTGAATCACCATGAAATCCATAAAGGATCACACCTATATTTCGCATATGAAGCATAGATTCAACCGTAAAAATACAAGAGAAAAACTTTACCACTTTatcttaaaacaaaaaaatacaagaaaaatcttaaactagatatcAGAGATGTCCCACAGGTACACAATAATTCATTCAACAAATCCAATCCGAACCCACCTTTGAAA
Proteins encoded:
- the LOC140877105 gene encoding uncharacterized protein, with protein sequence MAQDVGMFTVPQTIGSVLCCKCGILMQPNAANMCPKCLRSEVDITEGLQKHVIINHCPECDTYLQPPRTWIKAQLESKELLTFCVKRLKNLNKVRLVHAEFVWTEPHSKRIKVKLRVQKEVLHGAILEQAYVVEYVVQDQMCESCSRVQANPDQWVAAVQLRQHVSHRRTFFYLEQLILKHAAAVRAIRIKQLDQGIDFFFGNRSHGVKFVEFLGKVAPIRSRHDKQLVSHDAKSNYYNYKYTFSVEICPICREDLICLPPKVAVSMGNLGPLVVCTKVSNSIALLDPFTLRSSFMDADQYWRSSFKSLLSCKQLVEYIVLDMEVVSSEVNIGGSRYVLAEAQVARVSDFGKNDTIFNVRTHLGHLLNPGDYALGYDLFGANSNDIELDKYKGLVLPDVILIKKSYEEKRQKKKGKPRSWKLKSLNMEVDVTSKGRDNEEKINSEYEQFLRDLEENPELRFNISLYRNKDYQPSEMASVTDGEDVPSIPIDELLADLDISDAEYEDGDMDE